DNA sequence from the Thermodesulfatator atlanticus DSM 21156 genome:
CCTTGGCCGCGATGATGTTCATGTGTGGCCCGCCCTGGATTCCAGGGAAAATTGTCTTGTCAATAGCTTTGGCAAAGCGTTCCTGGGTGAGGATAAAACCCCCCCTTGGCCCTCTCATGGTTTTATGGGTGGTTGAGGTAACGAATTCAGCATATGGAACCGGAGAGGGATGAATACCGGCAGCCACAAGCCCTGCAATGTGTGCCATATCCACCATGAGGTAAGCGCCAATTTCGTCGGCAATGTCTCGGAAGGCCTGAAAATCTATGGTCCGAGGATAAGCGCTTGCACCGGCCACAATCATCCGGGGCTTGTGCTCACGGGCCAGTTTGCGCACTTCATCGTAATCGATAGTTTCAGTTTCTTTGGAAACACCGTAGTGCACGACCTTGTAAAGCTGGCCAGAAAAACTTACCGGTGAGCCGTGGGTAAGATGGCCACCATGGGCAAGATTCATAGAAAGAATGGTGTCTCCTGGGGAAAGAACCGAAAAATAAACGGCCATATTGGCCTGAGAGCCAGAGTGAGGCTGTACGTTTGCGTGTTCCGCCCCAAAAAGAAGCTTAAGCCTTTCCCTAGCAAGGTCTTCTACCTGGTCAACAAACTCACAACCGCCGTAATATCTGCGTCCCGGATAACCTTCGGCGTATTTGTTCATAAGCACCGAGCCTTCTGCTTCCATTACAGCAAGAGAGGCCAGGTTTTCAGAAGCAATCATCTCAAGCTGGTTTTGAAGACGCGCAAGTTCTTTACCAATAAGACCGAAGATTTCCGGATCAGTTTGTTTGAGAAAATTCATTGCTACACCTCTTCCTTAAAGTTATCTATTTGGCGGATGCGACGTTCGTGGCGTCCACCTTCAAAAGGCGTTTCTAAAAAGACTTTAACCATCTCAAGGGCAAGGGCATCTCCGATAACCCTGCCCCCCATGACCAAAATATTGGCATCGTTATGAAGCCTTGCCATTTTAGTGGTGAAAAGCTCATGGCAAAGGGCGGCTCTTATGCCAGGGAATCTATTGGCCACCATGCTCATGCCAAGACCTGTGCCACATATCAATATGCCCCGGGTAGCCTCAGAAGAGGCTACTGCCTTGGCAACCTTGACCCCGTAAACCGGGTAATCAACAGACTCGGTGCTGTGACAGCCAAAGTCAAGCACCTCGTGCCCTAGTTCCTGTAAAAGGGCCTTTACTTTTTCTTTCAGGGCAAAACCTGCGTGGTCACTACCAACAGCGACTTTCATGGCAGCTATCCTTCGTATTTTTTAAAGACTAGGACCGCGTTTGTGCCACCAAATCCAAAAGAATTAGACATGGCCGTGCGTACGTCTTTTTCACGGGCAACATTTGGTACGTAATCAAGGTCGCACTCAGGGTCTGGTTCCTCGTAGTTTATTGTGGGTGGAATTATTCCGGTTTCAATGGTTTTCACGGTGAAAACCGCTTCAATGCCGCCAGCACCGCCAAGCAAATGCCCGGTCATGGATTTGGTAGAAGATACCGGGATTTCCTTGGCCTTTTCCTTAAAAACAGTCTTAATGGCCTTAGTTTCAGCCACGTCGTTTAAAGGCGTGCTGGTGCCGTGGGCGTTGATATAGTCGATTTCAGTGTGTGATAGACCTGCGTCTTCTAAGGCTTGGGCCATTGCGCGTGCTGCGCCTTCGCCATCTGGAGGAGGCGCGGTCATGTGATAGGCATCCGCGGTAAGACCATAGCCACAAAGCTCAGCATAAATCTTGGCTCCACGTTCAAGTGCGTGCTCAAGGCTTTCAAGAATGAGAATGCCACAGCCTTCACCGATAACAAAGCCATCGCGTTTGGCATCAAAGGGGCGGCTGGCTTTTTCTGGCTGGTCGTTGAATTTGGTGGATAAAGCCTTGATAACCGCAAAGCCCGCGATGGTAAGCGGTGTTATCAAGCCTTCGGTGCCGCCACAAACCGCGATATCACAGCGCCCCTCTCTTATGAACCGCATGGCCTCACCTATGGCGTGGGTGCCTGCGGCACAGGCCGTGCAAACCGCAAGGTTTGGCCCTTTGGCCCCGTGTAAGATGGCCACCTGGCCGGCAGCCATGTTGGGAATCATCATGGGCACGAAAAAGGGCGTAACCCTGCGCCAGCCTTTTTCAAAGAGCACCGGGGTGTATTCTTCGATGACATCAATACCCCCCATGCCCACGCCGATGATAACGCCGGCTTTCTCTCCGAGGGGTTTTTTCCCAAGGCCTGCGTCTTCAAGGGCCTCACGCGAGGCGGCAATAGCATAATGAATAAACGTATCAAGGCGTGAGACCAGCTTTTTGGGCATGAAGTCCTCAGGCTTAAATCCCTTTACCTCGCCAGCTACCCGGCTCGGGAAATCGCTCGCGTCGAACTTGGTGATAGGACCAATGCCTGAGCGCCCGGCAGTGAGATTTTCCCAAGTTTCTTTTATCCCTATGCCAACCGGGGTAATGGCCCCTATGCCCGTAACGACTACACGGCGTCGTGCGTCTTTCACTAGGCCTCTCCTGTTTTTGATTTTACGTAATCAATTACGTCTTTGACGGTGCGGAGTTTTTCAGCCTCTTCGTCAGAAATTTCCATGCCAAAGGCCTCTTCCATGGCCATGACGAGTTCTACCAGGTCAAGGGAATCAGCTCCCAGATCGTCGATAAAGGAAGCTTCAGGCTTTACCGCATCGCGAGAAACCCCGAGTTTATCAACGATAATTTCGATAATTTTTTCTTCAACAGACATAAGACCCTCCTCAGTTTCTTTTTTGATAAACTTAATTGGCGAGTTTTACCCGAAAGTTTGCGTTCTTCCAAGCCAAAAATTACATATAAAGCCCACCATTTACGTGAATAACTGCTCCTGTGATGTAAGAAGCCTCTTCTGAGGCAAGAAAGACCACCGCTGGGGCCACCTCTTCTGCCTTACCCACCCGGCCCATAGGGATCTGGGCCAAGATGGCCTGCTTGATTTTCTCAGGTATTTTAGCGGTCATGTCAGTTTCTATATAACCAGGGGCCACGGCGTTTACCGTGATCCCGCGGGTGGCTACTTCCCGTGCCAAAGACTTGGTGAAACCAATTAACCCTGCCTTGGCTGCGGCATAGTTTGTTTGCCCGGGGTTCCCACTGAAGGCAATAACCGACGAGATATTGATAATCCGACCAAAGCGCCGCTTCATCATGCCCTGAATCACTGCTTTAGAACAATTGAAGGCCCCTTTTAAATTCACCCCAAGCACCTTGTCCCAGTCTTCTTCTTTCATGCGCATAAGAAGGGTGTCCCGGGTGATTCCGGCGTTGTTTACCAGAATGTCGATAGGGCCAAAGTTTTCTTCGGCTTCTTTTACGGCGTTTTGGACCTCATCAAAGCTCGCAACGTCAAATTTAAGGGCAATTGCCTTGCGTCCCAGGGCTTTAATCTCAGAAACCACCTCCTTGGCAGCCTCAGCTGAAGAGGCATAGTTAACAATTACATCGGCACCTTCTTTGGCAAGGGCCAAGGCAATGGCGCGGCCTATACCCCTTGAGGCTCCTGTTACCAAAGCTATGCGGTTTTCCAGTTTCATTTTTGT
Encoded proteins:
- the acpP gene encoding acyl carrier protein gives rise to the protein MSVEEKIIEIIVDKLGVSRDAVKPEASFIDDLGADSLDLVELVMAMEEAFGMEISDEEAEKLRTVKDVIDYVKSKTGEA
- the fabG gene encoding 3-oxoacyl-[acyl-carrier-protein] reductase yields the protein MKLENRIALVTGASRGIGRAIALALAKEGADVIVNYASSAEAAKEVVSEIKALGRKAIALKFDVASFDEVQNAVKEAEENFGPIDILVNNAGITRDTLLMRMKEEDWDKVLGVNLKGAFNCSKAVIQGMMKRRFGRIINISSVIAFSGNPGQTNYAAAKAGLIGFTKSLAREVATRGITVNAVAPGYIETDMTAKIPEKIKQAILAQIPMGRVGKAEEVAPAVVFLASEEASYITGAVIHVNGGLYM
- the fabF gene encoding beta-ketoacyl-ACP synthase II produces the protein MKDARRRVVVTGIGAITPVGIGIKETWENLTAGRSGIGPITKFDASDFPSRVAGEVKGFKPEDFMPKKLVSRLDTFIHYAIAASREALEDAGLGKKPLGEKAGVIIGVGMGGIDVIEEYTPVLFEKGWRRVTPFFVPMMIPNMAAGQVAILHGAKGPNLAVCTACAAGTHAIGEAMRFIREGRCDIAVCGGTEGLITPLTIAGFAVIKALSTKFNDQPEKASRPFDAKRDGFVIGEGCGILILESLEHALERGAKIYAELCGYGLTADAYHMTAPPPDGEGAARAMAQALEDAGLSHTEIDYINAHGTSTPLNDVAETKAIKTVFKEKAKEIPVSSTKSMTGHLLGGAGGIEAVFTVKTIETGIIPPTINYEEPDPECDLDYVPNVAREKDVRTAMSNSFGFGGTNAVLVFKKYEG
- the glyA gene encoding serine hydroxymethyltransferase; this encodes MNFLKQTDPEIFGLIGKELARLQNQLEMIASENLASLAVMEAEGSVLMNKYAEGYPGRRYYGGCEFVDQVEDLARERLKLLFGAEHANVQPHSGSQANMAVYFSVLSPGDTILSMNLAHGGHLTHGSPVSFSGQLYKVVHYGVSKETETIDYDEVRKLAREHKPRMIVAGASAYPRTIDFQAFRDIADEIGAYLMVDMAHIAGLVAAGIHPSPVPYAEFVTSTTHKTMRGPRGGFILTQERFAKAIDKTIFPGIQGGPHMNIIAAKAVCFKEALSPEFKTYQQQVVANAKALAEVLKAEGFRLISGGTDNHLLLVDLTNQGITGAEAEKALEKAGITVNKNAIPFDPLPPRITSGIRIGTPAVTTRGLKEKEIQQVGEWMVAVLKDHENESLIQDIRAKVQKLCDEFPVYKELNEIFAL
- the rpiB gene encoding ribose 5-phosphate isomerase B, which translates into the protein MKVAVGSDHAGFALKEKVKALLQELGHEVLDFGCHSTESVDYPVYGVKVAKAVASSEATRGILICGTGLGMSMVANRFPGIRAALCHELFTTKMARLHNDANILVMGGRVIGDALALEMVKVFLETPFEGGRHERRIRQIDNFKEEV